The following are encoded in a window of Dromaius novaehollandiae isolate bDroNov1 chromosome 11, bDroNov1.hap1, whole genome shotgun sequence genomic DNA:
- the SNX12 gene encoding sorting nexin-12 produces the protein MSEAAVADTRRLNAKPQDLTDAYGPPSNFLEIDIFNPQTVGMGRARYTSYELRMRTNLPIFKLKESCVRRRYSDFEWLKNELERDSKIVVPPLPGKALKRQLPFRGDEGIFEESFIEERRQGLEQFINKIAGHPLAQNERCLHMFLQEETIDRNYVPGKVRQ, from the exons ATGTCGGAGGCGGCGGTGGCCGACACCCGGCGCCTCAACGCCAAGCCGCAGGACCTGACGGACGCGTACGGGCCGCCCAGCAACTTCCTCGAGATCGACATCTTCAACCCGCAGACCGTGGGCATGGGCCGCGCCAGATACACCAGCTACGAGCTCCGCATGCGG ACAAACCTCCCCATCTTCAAACTGAAGGAGTCATGTGTGAGGAGAAGATACAGTGACTTTGAATGGCTGAAGAATGAGCTGGAGCGAGACAGTAAG ATTGTAGTGCCACCGCTGCCTGGAAAAGCTTTGAAACGACAGCTCCCATTCCGAGGAGACGAAGGCATCTTTGAGGAGTCCTTCATTGAGGAGCGGAGACAAGGACTAGAACAGTTTATTAACAA AATTGCTGGACACCCACTGGCACAGAATGAGCGCTGCTTACATATGTTCCTGCAAGAGGAGACTATCGATAGGAATTACGTCCCAGGAAAAGTGCGCCAGTAG